A single genomic interval of Celeribacter indicus harbors:
- a CDS encoding phosphotransferase produces MMMKPLGSAAHPMEDTIESVIRDAPLFRGGAGMVYGPVSGGISNENWRVQARDGSGDWFVKVPGNGTEMFIDRATALEASQRAAAAGLGPRVYDDLADRGVEINDFLPDRRPSTHSDFAGLDNCRAAIAAYRTMHGLPALGLTKTVFDMIDEHLRQVRELGAPMYRDGAWLLTNTALAKEAMEASGYDLVTSFNDPMPGNFMIGEDGTIMLIDYEYASMNDRCYDLGIWFGEMFFTPGRERELIEAYFGEVRDDIVSRVTVHKALADVKWCLWSMVQLSVSRLDFDFHKYGMWKKMRARSIMEHPDWAMHLRRL; encoded by the coding sequence ATGATGATGAAACCGCTGGGCAGCGCCGCTCATCCCATGGAAGACACCATCGAGAGCGTGATCCGCGACGCGCCCCTGTTCCGGGGCGGCGCGGGCATGGTCTATGGTCCGGTGTCGGGCGGCATCTCGAACGAGAACTGGCGCGTGCAGGCGCGCGACGGATCGGGAGACTGGTTCGTGAAGGTTCCCGGAAACGGTACGGAGATGTTCATCGACCGCGCGACCGCGCTCGAGGCGTCGCAAAGGGCGGCGGCCGCGGGGCTGGGGCCGCGCGTCTATGACGACCTCGCGGATCGCGGGGTGGAGATCAACGATTTCCTCCCGGACCGGCGGCCCTCGACGCATAGCGATTTCGCCGGGCTCGACAATTGCCGCGCCGCCATCGCCGCCTATCGGACGATGCACGGGCTGCCCGCGCTCGGGCTGACGAAGACCGTCTTCGACATGATCGACGAACATCTGCGGCAGGTGCGGGAGCTCGGCGCGCCGATGTATCGCGACGGCGCCTGGCTGCTGACCAACACCGCCCTCGCGAAGGAGGCGATGGAGGCCTCGGGCTACGATCTCGTCACCTCCTTCAACGATCCGATGCCGGGAAATTTCATGATCGGGGAGGACGGCACGATCATGCTGATCGACTATGAATATGCCTCGATGAACGACCGCTGCTACGATCTGGGCATCTGGTTCGGGGAGATGTTCTTCACGCCCGGCCGCGAGCGCGAGCTGATCGAGGCGTATTTCGGAGAGGTCCGCGACGACATCGTCTCCCGTGTCACCGTGCACAAGGCGCTGGCCGACGTGAAATGGTGCCTGTGGTCGATGGTGCAGCTGAGCGTGTCCCGCCTCGATTTCGATTTCCACAAATACGGCATGTGGAAGAAGATGCGCGCCCGCTCGATCATGGAGCATCCGGACTGGGCGATGCATCTGCGGAGGCTGTGA
- a CDS encoding phosphotransferase family protein, whose translation MSVLVDDAMMAEAVRAAGLSMEGATDGPAALASPSYRALESRSVLTGGAFVKRMHPEMRDGFDLGAAMACATMAGEAGAGPRVIWSDAGMGAIAMEALGPGWITLRQDGLQRPEVVEGAMAAMRRLHAGPEIPSRFDPFAQIDRLIAAFGAEGVARPDDILWLRRVIGMAEGLAEGVVPAPCRNDGSASNLMAGPEGQVMLVDFDRAGMNDPLYDVGCLLAEVTDHERDMRAGYIAYAGAFDEAGFARARLWSHVDDMLHALWARLMAHRSERRSVEWIKYGEWRLLRLRIALSHPLYEEKIRLTGEAA comes from the coding sequence ATGAGCGTGCTGGTCGACGATGCGATGATGGCCGAGGCCGTGCGCGCGGCCGGCCTGTCGATGGAGGGCGCGACGGACGGGCCCGCCGCGCTGGCCTCCCCGAGCTACCGAGCGCTCGAGAGCCGGTCCGTCCTGACCGGCGGCGCCTTCGTGAAGCGGATGCACCCGGAGATGCGCGACGGTTTCGACCTTGGCGCGGCGATGGCCTGCGCGACGATGGCGGGCGAGGCCGGGGCGGGGCCGCGCGTGATCTGGAGCGACGCCGGGATGGGGGCGATCGCGATGGAGGCGCTGGGACCGGGCTGGATCACCCTGCGCCAGGACGGCTTGCAGCGGCCGGAGGTGGTCGAGGGCGCGATGGCGGCGATGCGCAGGCTCCATGCGGGGCCGGAGATCCCGTCGCGCTTCGACCCTTTCGCGCAGATCGACCGGCTGATCGCGGCGTTCGGGGCGGAGGGCGTGGCGCGGCCCGACGACATCCTCTGGCTGCGGCGCGTCATCGGCATGGCCGAAGGGCTCGCCGAAGGTGTCGTGCCGGCGCCCTGCCGCAACGACGGTTCCGCCTCCAATCTCATGGCGGGGCCCGAGGGGCAGGTGATGCTGGTCGATTTCGACCGCGCCGGGATGAACGATCCGCTCTACGATGTCGGCTGCCTGCTGGCCGAGGTGACCGATCACGAGCGCGACATGCGGGCGGGATACATCGCCTATGCCGGGGCGTTCGACGAGGCCGGTTTCGCCCGCGCGCGGCTCTGGTCCCATGTCGACGACATGCTGCACGCGCTCTGGGCGCGGCTGATGGCGCATCGCTCCGAACGCAGGTCGGTGGAATGGATCAAATACGGCGAATGGCGGCTTCTGCGCCTGCGCATCGCCCTGTCCCATCCGCTTTACGAAGAGAAGATCCGGCTCACGGGAGAGGCTGCATGA
- a CDS encoding ethanolamine ammonia-lyase subunit EutB, which produces MAGYRATARGERFTFRSLAHVLAAATPARSGDELAGIAAGSALERVAARRVLMDLPLTAFLSEAVVPYERDEVTRLIIDSHDRTAFAPFAAMTLGDLRDWLLSPAATAVSLGAAAPGFTPEMVAAVSKLMRNQDLVRVARKAEVITAFRNTLGRKGTLATRLQPNHPADDPKGIAVAVLDGLAFGAGDAVIGINPASDNIANCHGLLCALDDIRARFDIPGQTCVLTHVTNALDLLEAGAPVDLIFQSVAGTEAANAGFGVSLSVLREAHEAGLAAGRGTVGRNVMYFETGQGAALSADAHHGVDQQTLEARAYGVARAFDPMIVNTVVGFIGPEYLYDGKQIIRAGLEDHFCGKLLGLPMGVDVCYTNHVQADQDDMDTLATLLVAAGVNFLITVPGADDAMLGYQSLAFEDIAYLREISGLAPAPEFAAWLAETGIGGRAQALPDPARLLEKMGLGT; this is translated from the coding sequence ATGGCGGGCTATCGCGCAACGGCCCGCGGGGAGCGGTTCACCTTCCGCTCGCTCGCGCATGTGCTGGCCGCGGCGACCCCGGCGAGGTCGGGCGACGAACTCGCGGGCATCGCGGCCGGAAGCGCGCTCGAGCGCGTGGCGGCACGGCGGGTGCTGATGGACCTGCCGCTGACGGCCTTTCTCAGCGAGGCCGTGGTGCCCTATGAGCGTGACGAGGTGACGCGGCTCATCATCGACAGCCACGACAGGACGGCCTTCGCGCCCTTCGCGGCGATGACGCTGGGGGATCTGCGGGACTGGCTTCTGTCGCCCGCAGCGACGGCGGTTTCCCTCGGCGCGGCCGCGCCCGGCTTCACGCCGGAGATGGTCGCCGCCGTGTCCAAGCTCATGCGCAACCAGGATCTCGTCCGGGTGGCGCGCAAGGCGGAGGTGATCACCGCCTTCCGCAACACGCTCGGGCGCAAGGGGACGCTCGCCACACGGCTCCAGCCCAATCATCCGGCCGACGATCCGAAGGGGATCGCGGTCGCGGTGCTCGACGGGCTTGCCTTCGGGGCGGGGGATGCGGTGATCGGGATCAACCCGGCCTCCGACAACATCGCGAATTGCCACGGCCTGCTCTGCGCCCTCGACGACATCCGCGCCCGCTTCGACATTCCCGGCCAGACCTGCGTGCTCACCCATGTGACGAATGCGCTCGACCTGCTGGAGGCGGGTGCGCCGGTCGATCTGATCTTTCAGTCGGTCGCGGGGACGGAGGCGGCGAACGCGGGTTTCGGCGTCTCGCTTTCGGTCCTGCGCGAGGCGCATGAGGCCGGGCTTGCCGCCGGGCGCGGCACGGTCGGACGGAACGTGATGTATTTCGAGACCGGGCAGGGCGCGGCGCTCTCCGCCGACGCGCATCACGGGGTCGACCAGCAGACGCTTGAGGCGCGCGCCTACGGCGTCGCGCGGGCCTTCGACCCGATGATCGTGAACACCGTCGTGGGCTTCATCGGGCCGGAATATCTCTATGACGGCAAGCAGATCATCCGCGCCGGGCTCGAGGACCATTTCTGCGGCAAGCTGCTCGGTCTGCCGATGGGGGTGGATGTCTGCTACACGAACCATGTCCAGGCCGATCAGGACGACATGGACACGCTCGCGACGCTGCTCGTGGCGGCGGGGGTGAATTTCCTCATCACCGTGCCGGGGGCCGACGACGCGATGCTCGGCTACCAGAGCCTCGCCTTCGAGGACATCGCCTATCTGCGCGAGATCTCGGGGCTCGCCCCCGCGCCCGAATTCGCGGCATGGCTGGCGGAGACCGGCATCGGCGGCCGGGCGCAGGCGCTTCCCGATCCGGCGCGCCTGCTCGAGAAGATGGGGCTCGGCACATGA
- a CDS encoding methionine ABC transporter ATP-binding protein has product MTEKQTDAASIVFEAVGKAFDKPGGGTVAALEDVILTVPPGTITGIIGRSGAGKSTLLRMVNGLERPTSGRVLVGGQDVGTAKGPALRAIRRDVGMIFQHFNLLSSRSVAGNIALPLEIAGVPKAQIAPRVADLIARVGLSAQADRYPAELSGGQKQRVGIARALATGPKVLLSDEATSALDPETTQTVLALLRDINRDLGLTILLITHEMAVVRDIASHVAVIDGGRIVEHGTTYDVFVAPKHATTRSFLSGVTGVTLPEFIRHRLTDSLPAGGGDEVIRVTFAGQHATDPMLALLARDLGIEVNILAGAVEEIGTHPFGNLLVSLPAGRGAEARSYLERHGLMTEVLGYVG; this is encoded by the coding sequence ATGACAGAGAAACAGACGGATGCCGCCTCGATCGTGTTCGAGGCCGTGGGCAAGGCCTTTGACAAGCCCGGCGGGGGAACCGTCGCGGCGCTCGAGGACGTGATCCTCACCGTGCCGCCGGGAACGATCACGGGCATCATCGGGCGGTCCGGCGCCGGGAAATCGACGCTCCTGCGCATGGTGAACGGGCTCGAGCGCCCGACCTCCGGCCGCGTGCTGGTCGGCGGGCAGGATGTCGGCACGGCGAAAGGTCCCGCCCTGCGCGCGATCCGGCGCGATGTCGGCATGATCTTTCAGCATTTCAACCTTCTGTCCTCGCGCAGCGTCGCCGGCAACATCGCCCTCCCGCTCGAGATCGCGGGCGTGCCGAAGGCGCAGATCGCGCCGCGCGTCGCCGATCTGATCGCGCGCGTGGGCCTCTCGGCGCAGGCGGACCGCTACCCCGCCGAGCTTTCCGGCGGGCAGAAGCAGCGCGTCGGCATCGCCCGTGCGCTGGCTACGGGGCCGAAGGTGCTCCTGTCCGACGAGGCGACCTCCGCCCTCGACCCCGAGACGACGCAGACGGTTCTCGCGCTGCTGCGGGACATCAATCGCGACCTCGGCCTCACGATCCTGCTGATCACGCACGAGATGGCGGTGGTGCGGGACATCGCGAGCCATGTGGCGGTGATCGACGGCGGCAGGATCGTCGAACATGGCACGACCTACGATGTCTTCGTCGCGCCGAAACACGCCACCACGCGCTCCTTCCTCTCCGGTGTCACCGGCGTCACGCTGCCCGAATTCATCAGGCACCGGCTGACGGACAGCCTGCCCGCGGGCGGCGGCGACGAGGTGATCCGCGTGACCTTCGCCGGGCAGCACGCGACCGATCCGATGCTCGCGCTGCTCGCGCGGGATCTGGGGATCGAGGTCAACATCCTCGCCGGCGCGGTCGAGGAGATCGGCACGCATCCCTTCGGCAATCTGCTCGTCTCGCTTCCCGCCGGACGGGGGGCGGAGGCGCGGTCCTATCTCGAACGTCACGGGCTCATGACGGAGGTGCTCGGCTATGTCGGCTAA
- the eutC gene encoding ethanolamine ammonia-lyase subunit EutC: MNGTLKSRLEALAALTPSRVRLDFAGGPVPLDRLLSFQEDHAAARDAITERPDWPGLAAALDRPVQLVQSRAPDRASYLRRPDLGRRLARGTEVAESRPSLAIVIADGLSPPAVMAHAAPLVAALDGVCAASRGAPVFLAEQARVAIGDEIGALCGARLVLVLIGERPGLTVSDSLGAYLTWAPAPGTRDSARNCVSNIHARGGLSYTAAAARLAWLIAQAGERRVTGIGLKDESPNLISAKDRIPER, translated from the coding sequence ATGAACGGCACTCTGAAATCCCGTCTCGAGGCGCTGGCCGCGCTGACGCCCTCCCGCGTGCGGCTCGATTTCGCGGGCGGTCCGGTGCCGCTCGACCGCCTGCTGTCCTTTCAGGAGGATCACGCGGCGGCACGGGACGCCATCACGGAACGGCCGGACTGGCCGGGACTTGCGGCGGCGCTCGACCGGCCGGTCCAGCTCGTGCAGAGCCGTGCCCCCGATCGCGCCAGCTATCTCAGGCGGCCGGATCTCGGCCGGCGCCTCGCCCGCGGCACGGAGGTCGCGGAAAGCCGTCCATCCCTCGCCATCGTCATCGCCGACGGCCTTTCGCCGCCTGCGGTGATGGCGCATGCGGCGCCGCTCGTCGCGGCCCTGGACGGCGTCTGCGCGGCGTCCCGCGGCGCGCCGGTGTTCCTCGCGGAGCAGGCGCGGGTGGCCATCGGCGACGAGATCGGGGCGCTTTGCGGGGCGCGCCTGGTGCTCGTCCTCATCGGGGAGCGGCCGGGCCTTACCGTCTCCGACAGCCTCGGCGCCTATCTCACATGGGCGCCTGCACCCGGCACCCGCGACAGCGCGCGCAACTGCGTCTCCAACATCCACGCCCGCGGCGGGCTCTCCTATACGGCGGCGGCGGCGCGGCTGGCCTGGCTCATTGCACAGGCGGGCGAACGGCGGGTGACGGGGATCGGTCTGAAGGATGAAAGCCCGAACCTGATCTCCGCTAAGGACCGGATACCGGAACGGTAA
- a CDS encoding MetQ/NlpA family ABC transporter substrate-binding protein, whose product MKRLATLTSVLALISSTALAEEIKVGVSPGEHAEIMEEVAKVAKPMGLDIDVVEFSDYVIPNQALADGDIEANSFQHVPYLENQMADRGFDLTVVANTITTPMGVYSDKISELSELEDGANFGIPNDPTNGGRALLVLQQLGVISLDPEAGLKPTVLDITDNPKNLRFTELDAAQLPRSLADLDAALINTNYAIASGLDPKEDSIAMESAENPYVNVIVVRTGDEEQPWVQTLIDAYHSDEVKTFIEDSYHGTVLTSW is encoded by the coding sequence ATGAAGCGTCTCGCGACCCTGACCTCCGTCCTCGCCCTGATCTCCTCGACCGCCCTGGCCGAGGAGATCAAGGTCGGCGTCTCCCCCGGCGAACATGCCGAGATCATGGAAGAAGTGGCCAAGGTGGCCAAGCCGATGGGACTCGACATCGACGTCGTCGAGTTCTCCGACTACGTCATCCCCAACCAGGCGCTCGCCGATGGCGACATCGAGGCGAATTCCTTCCAGCATGTGCCCTATCTGGAGAACCAGATGGCGGATCGCGGGTTCGACCTGACGGTGGTGGCCAACACGATCACGACCCCGATGGGCGTCTATTCGGACAAGATTTCCGAGCTCTCCGAGCTCGAGGACGGGGCGAATTTCGGCATTCCGAACGATCCGACGAACGGCGGCCGCGCGCTGCTGGTGCTGCAACAACTGGGCGTGATCTCCCTCGACCCGGAGGCCGGTCTCAAGCCGACCGTGCTCGACATCACCGACAACCCGAAGAACCTGAGGTTCACCGAACTCGACGCCGCGCAGCTTCCGCGCTCGCTGGCCGATCTCGATGCGGCGCTGATCAACACCAACTACGCGATCGCGTCCGGCCTCGATCCGAAGGAGGATTCCATCGCGATGGAAAGCGCGGAAAACCCCTATGTGAACGTGATCGTGGTGCGCACGGGCGACGAGGAGCAACCCTGGGTCCAGACGCTGATCGACGCCTACCATTCCGACGAGGTGAAAACCTTCATCGAGGACAGCTATCACGGCACGGTGCTGACCTCCTGGTAA
- a CDS encoding methionine ABC transporter permease has protein sequence MSANLINLLIEATGQTLYMVAISALIGTVFGLPLGTFLATSQRGELLSAPLVNKVLGLVVNATRSVPFIILVVAIIPFTRMVAGTSIGTTAAIVPLTIAAIPFIARLVENAIREVDSGLIEAARAMGATPVQIIVKVLVPEALPAITLGLTLAVVSLIGYSAMVGAVGGEGLGDLGIRYGYQRFMPEVMAVVVLILIVLVQLVQSVGEWIAARVDKRAPKGRGQ, from the coding sequence ATGTCGGCTAATCTCATCAACCTGCTGATCGAGGCGACGGGACAGACGCTCTACATGGTGGCGATCTCGGCGCTGATCGGCACGGTCTTCGGCCTGCCGCTCGGCACCTTCCTCGCCACGTCGCAGCGCGGGGAACTGCTGTCGGCTCCGCTCGTGAACAAGGTGCTCGGCCTTGTCGTCAACGCGACGCGCTCCGTGCCCTTCATCATCCTCGTCGTCGCGATCATCCCCTTCACCCGGATGGTGGCGGGCACCTCCATCGGTACCACGGCAGCCATCGTGCCGCTGACCATCGCCGCCATACCCTTCATCGCCCGGCTGGTGGAGAACGCGATCCGCGAAGTCGACAGCGGGCTGATCGAGGCGGCCCGCGCCATGGGCGCCACGCCGGTGCAGATCATCGTCAAGGTGCTGGTCCCCGAGGCCCTGCCCGCGATCACCCTCGGCCTCACCCTCGCCGTGGTGAGCCTGATCGGCTATTCGGCCATGGTGGGCGCGGTCGGCGGCGAGGGGCTCGGCGATCTCGGCATCCGCTACGGCTACCAGCGGTTCATGCCCGAAGTCATGGCCGTGGTCGTGCTCATCCTCATCGTCCTCGTGCAGCTCGTGCAATCCGTCGGGGAATGGATTGCCGCGCGCGTGGACAAGCGCGCCCCGAAAGGGCGCGGACAGTAA
- a CDS encoding Zn-dependent hydrolase, with amino-acid sequence MSDTLDLARIDATLLQELMDKVSDFGSTGDGGVDRPALTDDHRAARDWFAGEMSARGYEVLVDDIGNLYGRIALAGPDAPLVMIGSHLDSQPRGGRFDGAYGVVAALAAVETWRRELAARGQAPGCNFVIVDWMNEEGARFQPSLLGSSVFAGGVSRDFALARTDREGRSVADELRRTGYMGADPAPQPDCYLEIHIEGDSKMEQAGARIAPFVRHWGALKLRIEVTGEQNHTGPTPMEDRHDAVLGAAHIIAKVRELADTAPDTLYTSVARVDISPNSPNIVPGKAVLFCELRAPEPEMLEWSEAELRAALPGLAQKAAVTAGIVSVDRRPAGKFDSRLVTLAEAAADAFGYPRMRLDTIGGHDAVAVNAILPAIVVAVPSVNGVIHRNDEYTSPEDLAAGGDVLVEMIRRIDTAKGSLDLAAEGA; translated from the coding sequence ATGAGTGACACCCTCGATCTCGCCCGCATCGACGCAACCCTGTTGCAGGAGCTGATGGACAAGGTGTCGGATTTCGGCAGCACGGGGGACGGCGGTGTCGACCGTCCGGCGCTCACCGACGATCACAGGGCGGCGCGCGACTGGTTCGCCGGGGAGATGAGCGCGCGCGGCTACGAGGTTCTCGTCGACGATATCGGCAATCTCTACGGCAGGATCGCGCTCGCCGGTCCCGACGCGCCGCTCGTCATGATCGGATCCCATCTCGACAGCCAGCCCAGGGGCGGGCGGTTCGACGGCGCCTATGGCGTCGTCGCCGCACTCGCCGCCGTGGAGACCTGGCGGAGGGAACTCGCGGCGCGGGGGCAGGCGCCCGGCTGCAATTTCGTGATCGTCGACTGGATGAACGAGGAGGGGGCCCGGTTCCAGCCCTCGCTGCTCGGCTCCTCGGTCTTCGCCGGCGGTGTGAGCCGGGACTTCGCCCTCGCGCGCACCGATCGCGAGGGCCGGAGCGTCGCGGACGAGCTCCGGCGCACCGGTTACATGGGCGCCGACCCGGCGCCCCAGCCAGACTGCTATCTGGAAATCCATATCGAGGGCGACAGCAAGATGGAGCAGGCCGGTGCCCGCATCGCGCCTTTCGTGCGGCACTGGGGGGCGCTCAAGCTGCGGATCGAGGTGACGGGGGAGCAGAACCACACCGGACCGACCCCGATGGAGGACCGTCACGACGCCGTTCTCGGCGCCGCCCATATCATCGCGAAGGTGAGGGAGCTCGCGGACACCGCGCCGGACACGCTCTATACCTCCGTGGCCCGCGTCGACATCTCTCCGAACTCGCCCAATATCGTGCCCGGCAAGGCGGTGCTCTTCTGCGAATTGCGTGCGCCGGAGCCGGAGATGCTCGAATGGTCGGAGGCCGAACTGCGCGCGGCCCTGCCGGGGCTTGCGCAAAAGGCGGCCGTGACTGCCGGCATCGTGTCGGTGGACCGCCGCCCGGCGGGAAAATTCGACAGCCGTCTCGTCACCCTCGCGGAGGCGGCCGCGGATGCCTTCGGCTATCCCCGGATGCGCCTCGACACGATCGGCGGCCATGATGCGGTGGCGGTCAACGCGATCCTGCCCGCGATCGTCGTCGCCGTGCCCTCCGTCAACGGGGTCATCCACCGCAACGATGAATATACCTCGCCCGAGGATCTTGCGGCGGGGGGCGATGTCCTCGTCGAGATGATCCGGCGGATCGACACGGCGAAAGGTTCGCTCGACCTGGCGGCGGAGGGGGCATGA